The Gemmata palustris genome includes a region encoding these proteins:
- a CDS encoding DUF1559 domain-containing protein — MPDPHSLPPGARSPRAGFTLIELLVVIAIIAVLIGLLLPAVQKVREAAARMSCQNNLKQIALACANYEVRVGKYPPSNTLAAPFHGWPALVLPDIEQENVRNIYVMTANWYDSANEVARNSRVKTFLCPSANGQRIGQAAVPGTSGSPFSGAAWDYTNVAVVAQTLLAYLNYPDPASYGTVWRGVMSSQGSTVAQITDGLSNTILIAEDANRPEYWVKGKRVTGREPPFGGDGTGTGGVTGGVWADHQKGFGVEGTSPDGNTLVGECAINCNNSFEVYAFHTGGANAAMADGSVRFLRESMSIRTLAALCTRAGGEVIAND, encoded by the coding sequence ATGCCCGACCCGCATTCTCTCCCCCCCGGCGCCCGTTCCCCGCGCGCCGGGTTCACGCTGATCGAATTGCTGGTGGTGATCGCGATCATCGCGGTCCTCATCGGCTTGCTCCTCCCCGCGGTGCAGAAGGTGCGCGAGGCCGCCGCGCGCATGAGTTGCCAGAACAACTTGAAACAGATCGCGCTAGCGTGCGCGAATTACGAGGTCCGCGTCGGGAAGTACCCGCCGTCCAACACACTCGCCGCGCCGTTCCACGGGTGGCCCGCGCTCGTCCTCCCGGACATCGAGCAAGAGAACGTCCGCAACATCTATGTGATGACCGCGAACTGGTACGATTCCGCGAACGAGGTGGCTCGCAACAGTCGCGTGAAGACGTTCCTGTGCCCGAGCGCGAACGGCCAGCGGATCGGGCAGGCGGCGGTCCCGGGCACGTCGGGGTCGCCGTTCTCGGGCGCCGCGTGGGACTACACGAACGTGGCGGTCGTGGCGCAAACGCTGCTCGCGTACCTCAACTACCCGGACCCGGCCAGCTACGGCACCGTCTGGCGCGGGGTGATGAGTTCGCAGGGCTCGACGGTCGCGCAAATCACCGACGGGCTGTCGAACACGATCCTCATCGCCGAGGACGCGAACCGCCCCGAATACTGGGTGAAGGGCAAGCGCGTGACGGGCCGCGAACCGCCGTTCGGCGGCGACGGGACCGGCACCGGGGGCGTGACCGGGGGCGTGTGGGCGGACCACCAGAAGGGGTTCGGCGTCGAGGGCACGTCGCCGGACGGCAACACGCTGGTCGGCGAGTGCGCGATCAACTGCAACAACTCGTTCGAGGTCTACGCCTTCCACACGGGCGGCGCGAACGCGGCGATGGCGGACGGCAGCGTCCGGTTCCTGCGCGAGAGCATGTCGATTCGCACGCTGGCCGCGCTCTGCACCCGCGCCGGCGGCGAAGTGATCGCGAACGACTGA
- a CDS encoding methionine adenosyltransferase: protein MSTNRYLFTSESVSMGHPDKVADQISDAVLDFCLKADPASRVACETLVTTDLAVVAGEITTKAALTRQAVDALVREVITEIGYVAKDQAEREEIGFTADACQIDCRIHAQSPHISQGVDVGGAGDQGLMFGFACDETPTLMPLPIDLAHRLVEKHANMRRSGPLKWLRPDAKSQVTVEYNTDGTPHRIHTVVLSTQHTREVMVTQDGADYFTDDARQMIIDQLIRPTLEADRKDLIKGKLVMIQPGKKAPKLDENDIACHINPTGCFLQGGPHGDCGLTGRKIIVDTYGGRGRHGGGAFSGKDPTKVDRSAAYVCRYIAKNIVKAGLARECEVQLSYAIGYPDPLNIWVNTNGTSKVPEAKLIDLIRTHFELTPKGIIGSLDLRRPIYRESARHGHFGRELPQFSWEKTDKAEALRKAAGV from the coding sequence GTGTCCACGAACCGCTACTTGTTCACCAGCGAATCCGTATCGATGGGGCACCCCGACAAGGTGGCCGATCAGATCAGCGACGCCGTGCTCGACTTCTGCCTGAAGGCGGACCCGGCGAGCCGCGTGGCGTGCGAAACCTTGGTAACGACCGACCTCGCGGTGGTGGCCGGCGAGATCACCACGAAGGCCGCGCTCACCCGCCAGGCCGTTGACGCGCTCGTGCGCGAGGTCATCACCGAGATCGGCTACGTGGCGAAGGACCAGGCCGAGCGCGAAGAGATCGGGTTCACCGCGGACGCCTGCCAGATCGATTGCCGCATCCACGCCCAGAGCCCGCACATCAGCCAGGGCGTGGACGTGGGCGGCGCCGGCGACCAGGGGCTCATGTTCGGCTTCGCCTGCGACGAAACGCCGACCCTGATGCCGCTCCCGATCGACCTCGCGCACCGGCTCGTCGAGAAGCACGCGAACATGCGCCGCAGCGGCCCCCTCAAGTGGCTGCGCCCGGACGCCAAGAGCCAGGTCACGGTCGAGTACAACACCGACGGCACCCCGCACCGCATCCACACGGTCGTGCTCAGCACGCAGCACACCCGCGAAGTGATGGTGACGCAGGACGGTGCCGACTACTTCACCGACGACGCGCGCCAGATGATTATCGACCAGCTCATCCGGCCCACGCTCGAAGCGGACCGAAAGGATCTCATCAAGGGCAAGCTGGTGATGATCCAGCCCGGCAAGAAGGCGCCGAAGCTGGACGAGAACGACATCGCGTGCCACATCAACCCGACCGGGTGCTTCCTCCAGGGCGGGCCGCACGGCGACTGCGGGCTGACCGGGCGCAAGATCATCGTGGACACCTACGGCGGCCGGGGGCGGCACGGGGGCGGCGCGTTCAGCGGCAAGGACCCGACCAAGGTGGACCGCAGCGCGGCCTACGTGTGCCGGTACATCGCGAAGAACATCGTGAAGGCGGGGCTGGCCCGCGAGTGCGAGGTCCAGCTCTCCTACGCGATCGGGTACCCGGACCCGCTGAACATTTGGGTGAACACGAACGGCACCTCGAAGGTCCCCGAAGCGAAGCTGATCGACCTGATCCGCACGCACTTCGAGCTGACCCCGAAGGGCATCATCGGGTCGCTGGACCTGCGCCGGC